From a single Acidobacteriota bacterium genomic region:
- a CDS encoding penicillin acylase family protein: MATHPPKVSQAPRSTRRPLRPVGLSVSIAFVMLLAAAGLWICWRVHDCLPRLDGTLRLQGIQSKIEVLRDAHGVPHIRASSLADLMFAQGYVTAQDRLWQMDLSRRIAQGRLSELFGPRTLHSDNENRTLGMKQAAERGVKDLDSEEQNLLRDYAQGVNAFISTHQDRLPVEFLLLRYHPEPWRESDSLEVALNMARLLNTSWQDELMRERVRRKLGNPQLESDLFPAHSPLDHPVAQLPSGSSVPAKPAGDQSSIAVSLQPQFPLPTGGVTTSLEGGLDGLDPMLQALESSSSYTGVGSNNWVVSGTHTRSGKPLLANDPHLPLGVPSIWYMVHLQAPGVDVSGASLPGLPMVIIGHNRHVAWGVTNTDPDVQDLYEESFNSENPHQYFSDGKWVEDNERTERIKVRGKLDEVMVVKSTRHGPILRDTGSRHFALAWTALLPHALHFPFLKIDQARNWKEFTDALRDFAGPMQNFVYADTEGNIGFYAAGWVPIRKRGDGSVPVPGSSDNYEWLGMVPFQDLPHAYNPKDGVLATANGRVVPDDYPYFITSTWGAPYRTARIYQLLEAGTSFTVWDMLMIQMDIHPLDDEWLRERLIAAAKESLPREPDVRFAIEKLRAWNGEATFDSAATLVCELTKTTLLHRILAPRLGNNLSGYRCPMSTVFLQNVIDNNLDRWLPPGDSNFNQTLMKSLEEAVGQIPKLVGANDHNAWRWGVTIPLTFRHPLGGALRPLGWILNVGPFPESGTANTIKRAAGGVGPSMRMVVDLGEIDSSVQNITLGESAQPFSPYYKDQFEAWYHGQSFPMLFSDEAVQKAAVHRLALEPATANPVEMHETRH, encoded by the coding sequence ATGGCGACGCATCCACCTAAGGTTTCACAGGCTCCGCGCTCAACCCGCCGGCCGTTGCGCCCGGTGGGACTGTCGGTCTCCATTGCATTTGTCATGTTATTGGCCGCGGCAGGATTGTGGATTTGCTGGCGCGTTCATGATTGTCTGCCTCGGCTGGATGGAACCTTAAGGCTGCAGGGAATCCAAAGTAAAATTGAGGTCCTGCGTGACGCGCACGGGGTGCCGCACATTCGAGCCTCTTCGCTCGCAGACCTGATGTTCGCGCAGGGATACGTCACCGCACAGGACCGCCTGTGGCAAATGGACTTGAGCCGCAGGATTGCGCAGGGCCGCCTGTCGGAGTTGTTCGGGCCGCGCACACTCCATTCTGATAATGAAAACCGGACCCTTGGGATGAAGCAGGCTGCCGAGCGTGGCGTAAAGGACCTCGATTCTGAAGAGCAGAACCTGCTGCGCGATTATGCCCAGGGCGTCAACGCGTTCATCTCGACCCATCAGGACCGCCTTCCGGTCGAGTTTCTGCTCCTGCGTTATCATCCTGAGCCCTGGCGCGAGTCCGACTCGCTGGAAGTAGCCCTGAACATGGCCCGGCTGTTGAACACATCCTGGCAGGACGAACTGATGCGCGAGCGAGTGCGGCGAAAGTTGGGTAATCCGCAGCTTGAAAGTGACCTGTTTCCTGCCCATTCGCCCCTGGACCACCCCGTGGCCCAACTGCCCTCCGGTTCTTCAGTACCAGCTAAGCCGGCGGGAGACCAGTCTTCTATCGCCGTGTCGCTCCAGCCGCAATTTCCGCTGCCGACGGGCGGAGTAACGACCTCGTTGGAAGGAGGCCTCGACGGTCTTGATCCCATGCTGCAGGCTTTGGAGTCCTCAAGCTCCTACACCGGCGTGGGCAGCAACAACTGGGTGGTGAGCGGAACCCATACGCGGTCCGGAAAGCCTTTGCTTGCGAACGACCCGCATCTTCCTCTTGGTGTTCCGAGCATTTGGTACATGGTCCATTTGCAGGCTCCCGGCGTAGACGTGAGCGGCGCAAGCCTTCCGGGGTTGCCAATGGTTATCATCGGACACAATCGCCACGTCGCCTGGGGGGTAACGAATACCGACCCTGATGTGCAAGACCTGTACGAGGAATCTTTCAACTCCGAGAACCCGCATCAATATTTTTCTGATGGCAAATGGGTTGAAGACAATGAAAGAACTGAGAGGATCAAAGTCCGCGGGAAATTGGATGAGGTCATGGTGGTAAAATCCACCCGGCACGGGCCAATCCTTCGAGATACCGGCAGTCGGCACTTCGCTCTTGCCTGGACAGCCCTGTTGCCACACGCGCTGCACTTTCCTTTTTTAAAGATTGACCAGGCCCGGAACTGGAAAGAGTTCACGGATGCTCTGCGAGATTTTGCGGGGCCGATGCAGAATTTTGTCTACGCCGACACTGAAGGAAACATCGGCTTCTATGCAGCCGGCTGGGTTCCCATCCGGAAACGCGGTGATGGCAGCGTTCCCGTTCCCGGTTCAAGCGACAATTACGAGTGGCTTGGAATGGTTCCCTTTCAGGACCTTCCGCACGCTTACAATCCGAAAGACGGCGTTCTAGCAACGGCCAACGGCCGAGTTGTACCCGACGATTATCCCTACTTCATCACCTCGACGTGGGGTGCTCCCTACCGGACAGCACGTATTTATCAGCTTTTGGAAGCCGGAACGTCTTTCACCGTCTGGGACATGCTGATGATCCAGATGGACATTCATCCGCTGGACGATGAGTGGCTGCGCGAGCGATTGATTGCCGCCGCTAAGGAATCCCTGCCCCGGGAGCCCGACGTCCGGTTTGCCATAGAAAAACTACGGGCGTGGAACGGCGAGGCAACTTTTGATTCCGCTGCCACGCTGGTGTGTGAACTCACAAAGACGACCCTTCTTCATCGCATCCTTGCGCCCAGGCTTGGGAACAATCTTTCCGGGTATCGCTGTCCAATGAGCACCGTTTTTTTGCAGAACGTGATCGATAACAACCTGGACCGGTGGTTGCCGCCCGGCGACAGCAACTTTAACCAGACTCTAATGAAGAGCCTGGAAGAAGCCGTCGGACAAATTCCAAAACTCGTTGGAGCCAATGATCACAACGCCTGGAGGTGGGGCGTCACGATACCCTTAACATTCCGCCATCCGCTGGGAGGAGCCTTGCGGCCACTGGGGTGGATATTGAATGTGGGTCCTTTTCCTGAATCTGGAACGGCCAACACTATCAAACGCGCTGCTGGCGGAGTAGGGCCTTCCATGCGCATGGTGGTCGATCTCGGAGAAATTGACAGCTCTGTCCAAAACATTACGCTCGGAGAGTCAGCACAGCCGTTCAGCCCATACTACAAAGATCAGTTCGAAGCTTGGTATCATGGCCAGAGCTTTCCGATGCTGTTCAGTGATGAGGCCGTGCAAAAAGCGGCAGTTCATCGACTGGCACTTGAACCGGCAACGGCAAATCCGGTGGAAATGCATGAGACCAGGCATTAA